One region of Hoeflea sp. 108 genomic DNA includes:
- a CDS encoding winged helix-turn-helix transcriptional regulator, with protein MSDRGGYGQFCPVSMASEVLCTRWTALVVREMLMGSSRFNDLRRGVPRMSPALLSKRLKELERAGVIHTERGGSGSVEYRLTEAGEDLRPIILGLGEWGHRWVESQLTLRNLDPSLLMWDMRRNLNPEPLPPQRCTIHFLYPEVSKSQQNWWLVVDDGTVDLCNSDPGFEVDLQVTGSLRSMTAVWMGLARLSQEIDSGHLELDGDDRIARAMQAWLGLSSFAPVARRVP; from the coding sequence ATGAGCGATCGCGGCGGTTACGGCCAGTTTTGCCCGGTTTCGATGGCGTCGGAGGTGCTGTGCACCCGCTGGACGGCTTTGGTCGTGCGCGAAATGCTGATGGGATCGAGCCGTTTCAACGATCTGCGCCGCGGCGTGCCGCGCATGTCGCCGGCACTGCTGTCCAAGCGGCTGAAGGAACTGGAGCGTGCCGGCGTGATCCACACCGAGCGCGGCGGCTCAGGCAGTGTCGAATACCGGCTGACCGAAGCCGGCGAAGACCTGCGGCCGATCATCCTCGGCCTCGGCGAATGGGGGCACCGCTGGGTCGAAAGCCAGCTAACCCTCAGGAATCTCGACCCTTCGCTCTTGATGTGGGACATGCGGCGCAACCTCAATCCCGAGCCTTTGCCGCCGCAGCGCTGCACGATTCACTTTCTGTACCCCGAAGTGTCGAAATCCCAGCAGAACTGGTGGCTGGTGGTCGATGACGGCACGGTCGACCTGTGCAATTCCGACCCCGGCTTCGAGGTCGACCTGCAGGTCACCGGCTCGCTGCGCAGCATGACGGCGGTCTGGATGGGGCTGGCGCGGCTGAGCCAGGAGATCGATTCCGGCCATCTCGAACTCGACGGCGACGACCGCATCGCCCGCGCCATGCAGGCATGGCTGGGCCTGAGCAGCTTCGCGCCGGTGGCGAGGCGGGTCCCCTAG
- a CDS encoding 6,7-dimethyl-8-ribityllumazine synthase, with protein sequence MNQQSPKDFDTTRVAVIRARWHADIVDECVKAFSSEIEKLSDGRIAVDIYDVPGAYEIPLFAKTLAGTGRHQAILGTAFVVNGGIYRHDFVAHAVLDGMMNVQLQTGVPVLSAVLTPHNYHDSAEHHRFFFDHFKVKGKEAANACVELLKARALIAA encoded by the coding sequence ATGAATCAGCAATCCCCGAAAGACTTCGATACGACCCGCGTTGCCGTGATCCGGGCGCGCTGGCATGCCGACATCGTCGACGAATGCGTCAAGGCCTTCAGCTCCGAGATCGAGAAGCTGTCGGACGGCCGTATCGCCGTCGACATTTATGACGTGCCCGGCGCCTACGAGATCCCGCTGTTTGCCAAGACGCTGGCCGGAACCGGCCGCCATCAGGCGATCCTCGGCACTGCCTTCGTCGTCAATGGCGGCATCTACCGCCACGACTTCGTGGCGCATGCCGTGCTCGACGGCATGATGAACGTACAGCTGCAGACCGGGGTGCCGGTTCTCTCGGCGGTGCTGACCCCGCACAACTACCATGACAGCGCCGAGCATCACCGCTTCTTCTTCGACCACTTCAAGGTCAAGGGCAAGGAAGCCGCCAATGCCTGCGTCGAGCTGCTCAAGGCGCGTGCGCTGATCGCCGCCTGA
- a CDS encoding DUF559 domain-containing protein: MRGGNELKTSRARQLRQVDNDAEERLWSELRSRRLNGHKFIRQMPIGPYFADFACREANLVVEVDGSQHAQDPRDAHRNETMNRNGWSVIRFWHIDVLQQRKRVLDTIVAALDGRLDSKTIALDLKFLPAHSNEDHP; this comes from the coding sequence GTGCGTGGTGGAAATGAACTCAAGACCTCACGGGCAAGGCAACTTCGGCAAGTGGACAATGATGCCGAGGAGAGGCTCTGGTCCGAACTTCGGTCAAGACGCTTGAACGGTCACAAATTCATTCGCCAGATGCCGATTGGACCCTATTTCGCAGACTTCGCCTGCCGCGAGGCCAATCTTGTGGTCGAGGTGGATGGCAGCCAACACGCTCAAGACCCACGGGATGCGCATCGCAACGAGACTATGAATCGAAACGGATGGTCAGTGATAAGATTTTGGCACATCGATGTGCTGCAGCAGCGCAAGCGGGTGCTGGACACCATTGTTGCTGCGCTTGACGGTCGGCTCGACAGCAAGACAATCGCCTTGGACCTGAAGTTTCTTCCTGCGCATTCGAACGAGGATCACCCGTGA
- a CDS encoding GFA family protein — MPSIPLPLKGACRCGRVEIEVSKAPICTAACHCPGCQKMSSSAYSLTAMVPADGFAVTKGETVVGGAHGEQLHHQFCDHCKTWMFTRVVGVDWFVNVRPTMLEDTAWFRPFMETFTKTRMSFAETGAVRSFPEFPGMEELEPLMHEYQAWAAS, encoded by the coding sequence ATGCCGTCCATTCCACTGCCGCTCAAGGGCGCGTGCCGCTGCGGGCGAGTCGAGATCGAGGTGTCGAAGGCGCCGATCTGCACCGCGGCCTGCCATTGCCCCGGCTGCCAGAAGATGTCGTCCTCGGCCTATTCGCTGACGGCGATGGTGCCTGCCGACGGCTTTGCCGTCACCAAGGGCGAAACCGTCGTCGGCGGGGCGCATGGCGAGCAGTTGCACCACCAGTTCTGCGACCATTGCAAGACGTGGATGTTCACCCGCGTCGTCGGCGTCGACTGGTTCGTCAATGTGCGGCCGACCATGCTTGAGGACACGGCCTGGTTCAGGCCGTTCATGGAAACCTTCACCAAGACCAGGATGTCGTTTGCCGAAACCGGCGCTGTCAGGAGCTTCCCGGAGTTTCCTGGAATGGAAGAGCTTGAGCCGCTGATGCACGAATACCAGGCCTGGGCGGCGAGCTAG
- a CDS encoding acyl-CoA dehydrogenase family protein, whose translation MMRNVAESALATAGGHAVPTDVVGVAHDLASVLGERAPKFDEGDRFVADNYALLKQAGLVQAGVPLELGGGGAGLRELSEMLRIMAQSCGSTALAFAMHTHQVAIPAWRWRYQNVAAVEPLLKRVATERIILLSSGGSDWIGGSGKAEKVEGGYRITARKVFTSGAAAGDILMTGAIACAEDGTEKVIHFGVPMRAPEVSVMDNWHTLGMRGTGSNDVVIDGLFVPDASVAFSRAPGHWHPVFQIIATIAFPLIYAVYLGVAESARDIAVEITRKKQAGETTLTLAGRMDTALRAAQMAHRSMIETAERNTPSAESVNEVMIGRSLVARHGLEVVELAMELAGGASFYRDKGLERRFRDMQAARFHPLQAGPQARYTGAMALGLPVDTIF comes from the coding sequence ATGATGAGGAATGTAGCAGAATCCGCGCTGGCAACCGCCGGCGGACATGCAGTGCCGACCGACGTCGTGGGCGTGGCCCACGACCTCGCTTCCGTCCTTGGCGAACGTGCTCCCAAGTTCGACGAGGGCGACCGTTTCGTCGCCGACAACTATGCGCTTCTCAAGCAAGCCGGCCTGGTTCAGGCGGGCGTGCCGCTCGAACTGGGCGGCGGCGGGGCCGGCCTGCGCGAACTCTCGGAAATGCTGCGCATCATGGCGCAGTCCTGCGGTTCGACCGCGCTGGCCTTTGCCATGCACACCCACCAGGTGGCGATCCCCGCCTGGCGCTGGCGCTACCAGAATGTCGCCGCCGTCGAACCCTTGCTCAAGCGCGTCGCAACAGAGAGGATCATCCTGCTCTCCAGCGGCGGGTCCGACTGGATCGGCGGCTCGGGCAAGGCCGAGAAGGTCGAGGGCGGCTATCGCATCACCGCGCGCAAGGTCTTCACTTCGGGTGCGGCTGCCGGCGACATCCTGATGACCGGGGCGATCGCCTGCGCCGAGGACGGCACCGAAAAGGTCATCCATTTCGGCGTGCCGATGCGGGCGCCGGAGGTCAGCGTCATGGACAACTGGCATACATTGGGCATGCGCGGCACCGGCTCCAACGACGTCGTCATCGACGGGCTGTTCGTGCCGGATGCTTCCGTTGCCTTCTCACGCGCGCCGGGCCACTGGCATCCGGTGTTCCAGATCATCGCCACCATCGCCTTTCCGCTGATCTATGCGGTCTATCTCGGGGTCGCCGAAAGCGCCCGTGACATCGCTGTCGAGATCACCAGGAAGAAGCAGGCAGGCGAGACCACGCTCACCCTTGCCGGACGCATGGACACCGCCTTGCGCGCGGCCCAGATGGCGCATCGCTCGATGATCGAGACGGCCGAGCGCAACACGCCATCGGCGGAAAGCGTCAACGAGGTGATGATCGGCCGCTCGCTGGTCGCCCGCCATGGCCTCGAGGTGGTCGAGCTCGCCATGGAACTCGCCGGTGGCGCCTCCTTCTACCGCGACAAGGGCCTCGAGCGCCGCTTCCGCGACATGCAGGCCGCGCGTTTCCACCCGCTGCAGGCCGGCCCGCAGGCCCGCTACACTGGAGCGATGGCGCTGGGGTTGCCGGTCGATACGATCTTTTGA
- a CDS encoding DUF6638 family protein: MDLLRDNELIYGRLLPVDEQHLIDRYNKALTAFGLPATRLKSFQIDRSGFSPEIAEELGDYQYLDPNEVNRRFIILTPSQVDLPVVHTAFSNTSQLLFEFMSKNQRAIDALTIKDVIYGEIEDSVSKVEDIEDLLSINQVEFRVLSAEDVLGKAAELGKLVDRLKQEPEAWRDDEMLNRMVELAKVCGDIRENALVPDQVIFRHNAFWTSHFGGLYVFVDPDVTTVISDPSAPGFRRSRPWQVSYLSIRDADKVFKFLASTGRLDLPRASWIESSGYLEHRAEMAVRALIRAAEPNRDLNKVDKVWLQTWIHGHADAINSDGIFPFLNGAKREIAQLGQLRLEEVFPQHRFLVVRAKTDHPDAWLTNRLISEFVPSDFVSRYVFNKQGFYKDYEGLNEVWRSNVVDTLKNSYLKDKAAFRAQLYGLTD, encoded by the coding sequence ATGGACCTCCTGCGCGACAATGAGCTGATCTACGGTCGTCTCCTGCCGGTCGACGAACAGCATCTGATCGACCGCTACAACAAGGCGTTGACCGCCTTCGGCTTGCCGGCGACCAGGCTTAAGAGCTTCCAGATCGACCGCAGCGGCTTTTCGCCTGAAATCGCCGAGGAGCTGGGCGACTACCAGTATCTCGATCCCAACGAGGTCAATCGCCGCTTCATCATCCTGACGCCGTCGCAGGTCGACCTGCCTGTCGTGCACACGGCGTTTTCCAACACCTCGCAGCTTTTGTTCGAGTTCATGTCGAAAAACCAGCGCGCCATCGACGCGCTGACGATCAAGGACGTGATCTATGGCGAGATCGAGGATTCCGTCTCCAAGGTCGAGGACATCGAAGACCTTTTGTCGATCAACCAGGTCGAGTTCCGCGTGCTGTCTGCCGAGGACGTGCTGGGCAAGGCAGCCGAACTCGGCAAGCTGGTCGACCGGCTGAAGCAGGAGCCCGAGGCCTGGCGCGACGACGAGATGCTCAACCGCATGGTCGAGCTCGCCAAGGTCTGCGGCGACATCCGCGAAAACGCGCTGGTGCCCGACCAGGTGATCTTCCGCCACAACGCCTTCTGGACCAGCCACTTCGGCGGGCTCTACGTCTTCGTCGACCCTGACGTGACGACCGTCATCTCCGACCCGTCGGCTCCCGGCTTCCGGCGCTCGCGGCCGTGGCAGGTGAGCTATCTGTCGATCCGCGACGCCGACAAGGTGTTCAAGTTCCTCGCCTCGACTGGCAGGCTTGACCTGCCGCGCGCCTCCTGGATCGAGAGCTCGGGCTATCTCGAACATCGTGCCGAGATGGCGGTGCGGGCGCTGATCCGCGCCGCAGAGCCAAATCGCGATCTGAACAAGGTCGACAAGGTCTGGCTGCAGACCTGGATCCATGGGCATGCCGACGCGATCAACAGCGACGGCATCTTCCCGTTCCTCAACGGCGCCAAGCGCGAGATTGCCCAGCTCGGCCAGTTGAGGCTGGAAGAGGTGTTTCCGCAACACCGCTTCCTCGTGGTGCGCGCCAAGACCGACCACCCGGACGCGTGGCTGACCAACCGGCTGATCTCCGAATTCGTGCCCTCGGACTTCGTCTCGCGTTATGTCTTCAACAAGCAAGGCTTCTACAAGGACTATGAAGGTCTCAACGAAGTCTGGCGATCCAACGTTGTCGACACGCTGAAAAACTCATATCTGAAAGACAAAGCGGCATTCCGCGCGCAGCTCTACGGCTTGACCGACTGA
- a CDS encoding formate--tetrahydrofolate ligase gives MAEFKTDIQIARGAKKKPIQEIGAKIGIPNEHLLPYGHDKAKISAEFIADARKNKDGKLILVTAINPTPAGEGKTTTTVGLGDGLNRIGKKAIVCIREASLGPNFGVKGGAAGGGYAQVVPMEDMNLHFTGDFHAITTAHNLLSALIDNHIYWGNELNIDTRRVVWRRVMDMNDRALREINCSLGGVANGFPREAGFDITVASEVMAILCLATDLKDLEKRLGDIIVAYRRDKSAVYARDLKADGAMAVLLKDAVQPNLVQTLENNPAFVHGGPFANIAHGCNSVVATTTALKLADYVVTEAGFGADLGAEKFFDIKCRKAGLKPAAAVIVATVRAMKMNGGVKKEDLGKEDVEAVKRGCANLGRHIENVRQFGVPAVVAINHFYSDTDAEIAAMKDYVAKMGEEAILCQHWAKGSAGIEDLAKKVVSLAESGVSQFAPLYPDDMKLFDKIDTIVKRIYRGSQAIADKSVRDQLHAWEQAGYGNLPVCMAKTQYSFSTDPNLRGAPVDHVVPVREVRLSAGAGFVVAICGEIMTMPGLPKAPSSEKIFLNEQGQIEGLF, from the coding sequence ATGGCCGAATTCAAGACCGATATCCAGATTGCGCGTGGCGCGAAGAAGAAGCCGATCCAGGAGATCGGTGCGAAGATCGGTATTCCGAACGAGCATTTGCTGCCTTATGGCCATGACAAGGCAAAGATCTCGGCCGAGTTCATCGCCGATGCGCGCAAGAACAAGGACGGCAAGCTGATCCTGGTCACCGCCATCAACCCGACGCCGGCCGGCGAAGGCAAGACCACGACCACGGTAGGCTTGGGCGACGGCTTGAACCGCATCGGCAAGAAGGCGATCGTCTGTATCCGCGAAGCCTCGCTCGGGCCGAACTTCGGCGTCAAGGGCGGTGCCGCCGGCGGCGGTTATGCCCAGGTCGTGCCGATGGAGGACATGAACCTCCACTTCACCGGCGACTTCCACGCCATCACCACCGCCCACAATCTTTTGTCGGCGCTGATCGACAACCACATCTACTGGGGCAACGAGCTTAACATCGACACCCGCCGCGTCGTCTGGCGCCGCGTCATGGACATGAACGACCGCGCCCTGCGCGAGATCAACTGCTCGCTCGGCGGCGTCGCCAACGGTTTTCCGCGTGAAGCCGGCTTCGACATCACGGTTGCTTCCGAAGTCATGGCGATCCTGTGCCTCGCCACCGACCTCAAGGATCTCGAAAAGCGCCTCGGCGACATCATCGTCGCCTATCGCCGCGACAAGAGTGCCGTCTATGCCCGCGACCTCAAGGCCGACGGCGCCATGGCCGTGCTTCTGAAGGACGCCGTGCAGCCGAACCTGGTGCAGACGCTGGAAAACAACCCGGCCTTCGTCCATGGCGGCCCCTTCGCCAACATCGCCCATGGCTGCAACTCGGTGGTCGCCACCACCACCGCGCTGAAGCTTGCCGACTATGTCGTCACCGAAGCCGGCTTCGGCGCTGATCTCGGCGCCGAGAAGTTCTTCGACATCAAGTGCCGCAAGGCGGGCCTGAAGCCGGCAGCCGCCGTCATCGTCGCCACCGTGCGCGCCATGAAGATGAATGGCGGCGTCAAGAAGGAAGACCTTGGCAAGGAAGACGTCGAGGCGGTCAAGCGCGGCTGCGCCAATCTCGGCCGCCACATCGAAAACGTCCGCCAGTTCGGCGTGCCGGCGGTGGTCGCCATCAACCACTTCTATTCCGACACCGACGCCGAGATTGCGGCGATGAAGGACTATGTCGCCAAGATGGGCGAAGAGGCGATCCTGTGCCAGCATTGGGCCAAGGGCTCGGCCGGCATCGAGGATCTCGCCAAGAAAGTGGTCAGCCTGGCCGAAAGCGGCGTCTCGCAGTTCGCCCCGCTCTACCCCGACGACATGAAGCTGTTCGACAAGATCGACACCATCGTCAAGCGCATCTATCGCGGCTCGCAGGCGATCGCCGACAAGAGCGTGCGCGACCAGCTGCATGCGTGGGAACAGGCGGGCTACGGCAATCTGCCGGTGTGCATGGCCAAGACGCAGTACTCGTTCTCGACCGACCCCAACCTGCGCGGTGCCCCCGTCGACCATGTGGTGCCGGTGCGTGAGGTCAGGCTGTCGGCCGGCGCCGGCTTCGTCGTCGCCATCTGCGGCGAGATCATGACCATGCCGGGCCTGCCCAAGGCGCCGTCATCGGAAAAGATCTTCCTCAACGAACAGGGACAGATCGAAGGCCTGTTCTGA
- a CDS encoding DUF2333 family protein, with protein sequence MLDPIVNFFTRIFQWIGRGIGFVIGLILWPFMWVGRWYGQRGLILKAVLGLAIVCFVGLYAYFFYVTQFWRDFDPDYPTRVAASSTTAQAKNALAGDPIVAATAPATDTQAPAAAATGQTAPAPQVCKRSEIAAVAADLIDFNVNRNAWISSMLVSKLGFFGMPWRNTPFFDNKAAFQLGINQVLRRTTTELVDTLGRARGTSRIDQNLQDARTAMAWDEDAWYIGVRGPTRPTPSVYRDGIAKLRAFNATLEKCQATFDARADNLLQFLDRIAGDMGSTSDILRSQIEASDAGWFDPRADDRFWFAYGQLYAYYGILSATREDFSSVIRERNLATLWDTMQTQMRDALNMQPWIISNGNESSFLFPSHLATMGFNLLRARSQIVEIRSVLDR encoded by the coding sequence ATGCTCGATCCGATCGTGAATTTCTTCACCCGGATATTCCAGTGGATCGGACGCGGCATCGGCTTCGTCATTGGCCTGATCCTGTGGCCGTTCATGTGGGTGGGCCGCTGGTACGGCCAGCGCGGGCTGATCCTCAAGGCCGTGCTTGGCCTCGCCATCGTCTGCTTCGTCGGCCTCTATGCCTATTTCTTCTATGTCACCCAGTTCTGGCGGGATTTCGATCCCGACTACCCGACCCGGGTCGCAGCATCCTCGACCACGGCCCAGGCCAAGAACGCACTGGCCGGCGACCCGATCGTTGCGGCAACGGCGCCTGCCACCGACACGCAGGCACCGGCCGCCGCCGCAACCGGCCAGACCGCCCCTGCCCCGCAGGTCTGCAAGCGCTCGGAGATCGCAGCGGTTGCTGCCGATCTCATCGACTTCAATGTCAACCGCAATGCGTGGATCTCGTCCATGCTGGTGTCGAAGCTCGGCTTCTTCGGCATGCCGTGGCGCAATACGCCCTTCTTCGACAACAAGGCCGCCTTCCAGCTCGGCATCAACCAGGTGCTGCGCCGCACGACGACCGAACTGGTCGACACGCTCGGCCGCGCCCGCGGCACTTCGCGCATCGACCAGAACCTGCAGGACGCGCGCACGGCAATGGCCTGGGACGAAGACGCCTGGTACATCGGCGTGCGCGGCCCGACGCGCCCGACGCCGAGCGTCTATCGCGACGGCATCGCCAAGCTGCGCGCCTTCAACGCCACTCTCGAGAAGTGCCAGGCGACCTTCGACGCCCGCGCCGACAACCTGCTGCAGTTCCTCGACCGCATCGCCGGTGACATGGGTTCGACCTCCGACATCCTGCGCAGCCAGATCGAGGCGTCTGATGCCGGCTGGTTCGATCCGCGCGCCGACGACCGCTTCTGGTTCGCCTACGGCCAGCTCTATGCCTATTACGGCATCCTGAGCGCGACCCGCGAAGACTTCTCGTCCGTCATCCGCGAGCGCAACCTCGCAACCCTGTGGGACACGATGCAGACGCAGATGCGCGACGCGCTCAACATGCAGCCATGGATCATCTCGAACGGCAACGAATCGAGCTTCCTGTTCCCCTCGCACCTCGCGACCATGGGCTTCAACCTTCTGCGCGCCCGCTCGCAGATCGTCGAAATCCGCAGCGTGCTCGACCGCTAA
- a CDS encoding sugar O-acetyltransferase — translation MATSERDKMAAGAWYNCVDAELDALRLAAANAIFEHNSLPPSARGDIAPALRKLLGAASAGCRIEAPFHCAYGFNIHLGEGVFLNAGCTILDTAPVRIGEGTMFGPGVQIYCPEHHKDPVLRRVGLEIGRPVTLGRNVWVGGSAILLGGIEIGDNAIVGAGSVVTKSVAAGATVVGNPARPLAR, via the coding sequence ATGGCAACGAGCGAACGCGACAAGATGGCCGCCGGCGCGTGGTACAATTGCGTCGACGCCGAACTCGACGCGCTGCGCCTTGCCGCCGCCAACGCCATCTTCGAGCACAATTCGCTGCCGCCGTCAGCGCGCGGCGACATCGCGCCCGCTCTCCGCAAGCTGCTCGGCGCGGCCAGCGCCGGCTGCCGCATCGAGGCGCCGTTCCATTGTGCCTATGGTTTCAACATCCATCTGGGCGAGGGCGTGTTCCTCAATGCCGGCTGCACCATCCTCGATACGGCGCCGGTGCGCATAGGCGAGGGCACGATGTTTGGCCCCGGCGTGCAGATCTACTGCCCCGAGCATCACAAGGACCCGGTGCTGCGCCGGGTCGGCCTTGAGATCGGCAGGCCGGTCACCCTCGGCCGCAACGTATGGGTCGGCGGCAGCGCCATCCTGCTTGGCGGCATCGAGATCGGCGACAACGCCATCGTCGGCGCCGGCTCGGTGGTGACGAAGAGCGTTGCGGCGGGCGCGACAGTCGTCGGCAATCCGGCACGTCCGCTCGCCAGATAG
- a CDS encoding AAA family ATPase, which yields MDTGLTTISEADIEKHRSTAQSFITRIVVLEDSSGQSGTALAGTNRRFVSTVSTGSIRKTREVELQKTVTAIRPDDQLMSIPQHTLLFRARRGIAVALAVSDVFSRSTDLEALQARNARSPLEGDEAGHFKKLLSASAYVAGFTLASYLAQLIDSDGEAPNDVSEPDFLFDTPQDAVKSIVSGLDRALSGAKDDADLLTRGRAFARTAIEGLLQRKGRFDGLGAFENAHIRIDADDFTLDGFDVAPGKKSKPLVMTFKKPQEVVGNHIAKFQSVRLAKMLMAYDFDREMNPFVELGGFLFTFIGDGAPGTGKTTLIQMIAGLVNNYCQVAGYAFAYENFGVDQISSYQGKSGQNCRQFINNVLNPRAIGFGTIDDIDQVAAKRSDDRASAGQQEITGVLMDAFAGAGTVVRGNCSFGMFSNYPENVDDALRQRAGARWLVDGPQTRDDYIDIFVLLAGKNHKIPLGEHELYAAQEIQRAVSEAYEEHEKPQEDGLMKVYDRFMKDNGEPRTLADIGTYLHMIKEAEPRFTGRAIKNVTDAIKMRAMDIELPDDWFEKPETFMHKGYDEKKAMIEELRGPFSMEMVMQEINRYADSEFRYSDKSDDAAVSKLLRDARLRERAAKEMEELKSKGLWNA from the coding sequence ATGGACACCGGCCTGACCACGATTTCCGAAGCCGACATCGAAAAGCACCGCTCAACCGCGCAGAGCTTCATCACCCGCATCGTGGTGCTGGAAGATTCTTCCGGCCAGTCGGGAACGGCCCTTGCCGGCACCAACAGGCGCTTTGTCTCGACGGTTTCGACCGGCTCGATCCGCAAGACGCGCGAGGTCGAGCTGCAGAAGACCGTCACGGCGATCCGCCCCGACGACCAGCTGATGTCGATCCCCCAGCACACGCTTCTGTTCCGCGCCCGCCGCGGCATTGCGGTCGCACTTGCTGTCTCCGACGTGTTCTCACGCTCGACCGACCTCGAGGCGCTGCAGGCCAGGAATGCCCGCAGTCCGCTTGAGGGCGACGAAGCCGGCCATTTCAAGAAGCTGCTGTCGGCCTCGGCCTATGTCGCCGGTTTCACGCTTGCCTCCTACCTCGCCCAGCTGATCGACAGCGACGGCGAAGCGCCCAACGACGTGAGCGAACCCGACTTCCTGTTCGACACGCCGCAGGATGCGGTCAAGTCGATCGTCTCCGGCCTCGACCGGGCTCTTTCGGGCGCCAAGGACGACGCCGATCTCCTGACGCGCGGCCGCGCCTTTGCCCGCACGGCCATCGAGGGCCTGCTCCAGCGCAAGGGCCGCTTCGACGGGCTCGGCGCCTTCGAGAACGCCCATATCCGCATCGATGCCGACGACTTCACCCTCGACGGCTTCGACGTGGCGCCGGGCAAGAAGTCGAAGCCGCTGGTCATGACCTTCAAGAAGCCGCAGGAGGTCGTCGGCAACCACATCGCAAAGTTCCAGTCGGTCCGGCTGGCCAAGATGCTGATGGCCTATGATTTCGACAGGGAGATGAACCCGTTCGTCGAGCTCGGCGGCTTCCTGTTCACCTTCATCGGCGACGGCGCCCCGGGCACCGGCAAGACCACGCTGATCCAGATGATCGCGGGCCTGGTCAACAATTACTGCCAGGTCGCCGGCTATGCCTTTGCCTATGAGAATTTCGGCGTCGACCAGATCTCGTCCTACCAGGGCAAGTCGGGCCAGAACTGCCGCCAGTTCATCAACAACGTGCTCAACCCGCGCGCCATCGGCTTCGGCACCATCGACGACATCGACCAGGTGGCGGCCAAGCGCTCGGACGACCGTGCGTCAGCCGGCCAACAGGAAATAACCGGCGTGCTCATGGACGCCTTCGCAGGAGCCGGAACCGTGGTGCGCGGCAACTGCTCCTTCGGCATGTTCTCCAACTATCCCGAGAATGTCGACGACGCCCTGCGCCAGCGCGCCGGCGCCCGCTGGCTGGTCGACGGGCCGCAGACCCGCGACGACTACATCGACATTTTTGTCCTGCTCGCCGGCAAGAACCATAAGATCCCGCTCGGCGAACACGAGCTTTATGCCGCGCAGGAGATCCAGCGCGCCGTGAGCGAAGCCTATGAGGAGCACGAAAAGCCTCAGGAAGACGGGCTGATGAAGGTCTACGACCGCTTCATGAAGGACAATGGCGAGCCCAGGACACTGGCCGACATCGGCACCTATCTGCACATGATCAAGGAAGCCGAGCCACGCTTCACCGGCCGCGCCATCAAGAACGTCACCGACGCGATCAAGATGCGCGCCATGGACATCGAGCTGCCGGACGACTGGTTCGAGAAACCCGAGACGTTCATGCACAAGGGCTACGACGAGAAGAAGGCGATGATCGAGGAGCTGCGTGGGCCGTTCTCGATGGAGATGGTGATGCAGGAGATCAACCGCTACGCCGACTCGGAGTTCCGCTACTCCGACAAGTCGGACGATGCCGCGGTGTCGAAGCTGCTCCGCGATGCGCGGCTGAGGGAACGCGCGGCGAAGGAGATGGAGGAACTGAAGTCGAAGGGGCTGTGGAATGCTTGA